In Thermoplasmata archaeon, the following proteins share a genomic window:
- a CDS encoding radical SAM protein, which produces MRLIEIFHSIQGEGPLTGRRTSFIRTARCNLRCSWCDTTYSFGPGKERSIASILKEIERHRTPYVCLTGGEPLLQPEAAKLLRELARRGKTTVVETGGSLDVTPYLSIPGVILSVDVKCPGSKMERRNRWSNLALLRPTDIVKFVLRDRRDYLYAKRVIARHPMPNEVVFQPVWGTDAGRLADWVLADRLNVRVLLQEHKVLWGNVPGR; this is translated from the coding sequence ATGCGGCTGATCGAGATCTTCCACTCCATTCAAGGGGAGGGCCCGCTGACGGGCCGTCGCACGTCGTTCATTCGGACGGCGCGGTGCAACCTTCGGTGCTCGTGGTGCGACACCACCTACTCCTTCGGGCCGGGCAAGGAGCGATCCATCGCCTCGATCCTGAAGGAGATCGAGCGCCACCGGACCCCGTACGTATGCCTCACCGGAGGCGAACCGCTCCTCCAGCCGGAGGCGGCGAAGCTCCTCCGGGAGCTCGCGCGTCGAGGGAAGACCACGGTCGTCGAGACCGGGGGCTCGTTGGATGTAACCCCCTACCTGTCGATCCCGGGAGTGATCCTCAGCGTCGACGTCAAGTGCCCGGGCTCGAAGATGGAGCGGCGCAATCGTTGGTCCAACCTCGCGCTCCTGCGACCGACCGACATCGTGAAGTTCGTCCTCCGGGACCGACGCGACTACCTCTACGCCAAGCGCGTGATCGCCCGGCACCCCATGCCAAATGAGGTCGTGTTCCAACCGGTATGGGGGACGGATGCCGGGCGCCTCGCGGACTGGGTGCTCGCCGATCGACTCAACGTGCGGGTCCTGCTCCAAGAGCACAAGGTGCTCTGGGGCAACGTCCCCGGCCGGTGA